A stretch of the Medicago truncatula cultivar Jemalong A17 chromosome 5, MtrunA17r5.0-ANR, whole genome shotgun sequence genome encodes the following:
- the LOC25479526 gene encoding putative FBD-associated F-box protein At5g56440, translating into MMQPSVINKRVKHTTKSRSINDLSNDVLIHILSFLPIKYAFRTTILSKRWFLLFYSLAVISISDNEAYTKKAWVHFCRFVDTVLLSTHAEEQTLKTFHLDCRSKNWRPNSFICFDTWVEAAKRRGVEDLYLCMLQVMLSPTIFVCETLVVLKLDRLNVPSMSRFSVDLPSLKTLDLCFVCFQNSDDYMKLLSGSPKLEDLKTLYIKLNVRSTAIENFEKPLLSNLIKANFRLFEVPFRAVYNVQFLNVLQMGTRLPSEENTSYYKSLPIFENLIELRLSWTSRVTHDWSEVMKMLQNCPKLQTLSIKKWWGSITTIMENGKYQDHVPECVSSHLTTINITNYQTVEADFKFASYILKNARLLKDMTICFARCSDIMQWTKCIEDLSRQRISGACKISLRY; encoded by the exons ATGATGCAGCCATCAGTGATCAATAAAAGAGTAAAACATACGACAAAGTCGAGGTCCATCAATGATCTTTCAAACGACGTACTCATTCACATACTCTCTTTTCTTCCGATCAAATACGCTTTCAGAACTACCATTCTTTCCAAGAGGTGGTTCTTATTGTTCTACTCGCTCGCAGTTATTAGCATAAGCGATAACGAAGCCTACACGAAAAAGGCTTGGGTTCACTTTTGCAGATTCGTGGACACAGTTCTACTCTCCACACACGCGGAAGAACAAACTCTTAAAACATTTCATCTTGACTGCCGATCTAAAAACTGGAGACCTaatagttttatttgttttgacacatgggttgaagcagcaaaACGACGCGGTGTTGAGGATCTCTATCTATGCATGTTACAAGTGATGTTGTCACCTACCATTTTCGTGTGTGAAACACTTGTGGTCCTCAAATTGGATAGATTAAATGTACCCTCTATGTCTCGCTTTTCGGTTGATCTTCCTTCGCTTAAAACCCTTGATctgtgttttgtttgttttcaaaatagtGATGATTACATGAAGCTTCTCTCCGGCAGTCCCAAATTGGAGGATTTGAAAACTTTATATATTAAACTGAATGTCCGTAGTACAGCGATAGAGAACTTTGAAAAACCCTTGTTATCGAATCTCATCAAAGCTAATTTTCGTTTATTCGAAGTTCCTTTTAGAGCTGTTTATAATGTGCAGTTTCTGAATGTGCTTCAG ATGGGGACTCGTCTTCCTAGTGAAGAAAATACTTCATATTACAAAAGCTTACCTATATTTGAAAACTTAATTGAACTTCGGTTATCGTGGACTTCACGTGTCACTCATGACTGGAGTGAGGTAATGAAAATGCTCCAGAATTGTCCGAAACTTCAAACTCTTTCGATTAAAAAG TGGTGGGGTTCAATTACAACTATCATGGAGAATGGGAAATACCAAGATCATGTTCCTGAATGTGTTTCGTCTCATCTTACAACAATTAATATTACaaattatcaaactgtggaagcTGATTTTAAATTTGCATCGTATATATTGAAGAACGCAAGACTTTTAAAGGATATGACGATCTGCTTTGCTAGATGCTCAGATATAATGCAGTGGACGAAATGTATTGAAGATTTATCTCGTCAAAGAATCTCCGGTGCATGTAAGATTTCATTGAGATACTAA